One Rhodococcus sp. P1Y DNA window includes the following coding sequences:
- a CDS encoding ABC transporter permease has protein sequence MGTVVVAADVVEAVVTAVDARPVASTTARHDRGSRRREIFRMIRRRLLFVVPVCAAVSAGLFAAAALSPFDPLVAYLGVRYTSTSDADKVMIADQLGLERPWFTAYWQWIQGIFTGDLGMSRSFGQPVIDVLTSRVPWTLLLAGVGLAVAATLALVLGVVAGIRSGGVLDRCITAFCIAVQGLPPFVLSLGAIALFALGLGWLPVAGLTDGGGDPTVGGVLRHMALPVAVLAVSQLPWLLLAVRESVSTSRGEDFVAGAVARGIPARTVTTKHIVPTSLAPFVNVLGVRLPELVVGAVLVEEVFSWPGIAGAIVQSARDLDMALLAILTVGTTLAVMIGSLLADIAVAVLDPRVKTDG, from the coding sequence ATGGGGACCGTGGTGGTCGCTGCAGACGTGGTCGAAGCAGTCGTGACCGCCGTTGACGCAAGACCGGTGGCTTCGACCACCGCGCGTCACGACCGAGGTTCCAGGCGTCGCGAAATTTTCCGGATGATCCGGCGACGGCTCCTGTTCGTCGTACCCGTGTGTGCTGCAGTGTCTGCGGGGTTGTTCGCCGCGGCCGCGCTCTCGCCGTTCGATCCGCTGGTCGCGTATCTGGGCGTGCGGTACACGTCCACCTCCGACGCGGACAAAGTGATGATCGCCGACCAGCTCGGTCTAGAGCGACCATGGTTCACGGCCTACTGGCAGTGGATACAGGGGATTTTCACCGGCGATCTCGGCATGTCGCGGTCGTTCGGCCAACCTGTGATCGATGTGCTCACCTCGCGCGTGCCGTGGACTCTGCTGCTGGCGGGTGTCGGGTTGGCGGTGGCGGCGACGCTCGCGCTTGTGCTCGGTGTCGTGGCGGGTATCCGGAGCGGCGGGGTACTCGATCGCTGCATCACTGCTTTCTGCATTGCCGTACAGGGGCTTCCACCGTTCGTACTGTCACTGGGAGCGATCGCACTCTTTGCGCTCGGGCTCGGATGGCTGCCCGTCGCGGGGCTTACCGACGGTGGCGGCGACCCCACGGTCGGGGGAGTGCTGCGGCACATGGCCCTTCCCGTCGCCGTTCTGGCCGTGTCTCAGCTTCCGTGGTTGCTCCTGGCGGTCCGGGAGTCCGTGTCGACCTCTCGCGGTGAGGATTTCGTCGCTGGGGCCGTGGCACGCGGCATCCCGGCACGGACTGTGACGACCAAGCACATCGTGCCTACCTCTCTTGCGCCGTTCGTCAACGTTCTCGGAGTGAGACTGCCCGAACTCGTGGTCGGAGCGGTGCTCGTCGAAGAGGTGTTCTCCTGGCCGGGTATTGCCGGAGCGATCGTGCAATCGGCTCGCGATCTGGACATGGCCCTGCTCGCGATCTTGACCGTCGGAACCACACTCGCGGTCATGATCGGATCGCTACTCGCCGATATCGCCGTCGCGGTGCTGGACCCGCGGGTGAAGACCGATGGATAG
- a CDS encoding ABC transporter permease has translation MDRRRAWVAGTVLAALALYAIATPWLSGLDDRITDFAAARQGPSLSHWFGTDSAGRDLFVRSAAAIRTSLLIAAACALLATVIGSIVGAVAGVWGGHVDRVVMRSTDAINALPHLLLGIVIVAMFRGSLAAIVLSIALTHWTQVARIVRSEILGLRERPYIDAAILAGASRHHVVIRHIVPAVLPQALIAVVLLLPHAIWHESTLSFLGFGLPPHEPSLGTLLSEARSSLLLGGWWTLVFPAGILVLATVAVAVAGSALRSAVSPPTPSELQL, from the coding sequence ATGGATAGGCGCAGGGCGTGGGTTGCGGGAACGGTGTTGGCTGCGCTCGCGCTCTACGCGATCGCCACACCGTGGCTGTCCGGGCTGGACGACCGAATCACCGACTTCGCCGCGGCACGCCAGGGCCCGTCGTTGTCACATTGGTTCGGTACCGATTCGGCGGGACGAGATTTGTTCGTCCGCAGTGCGGCCGCGATTCGAACCTCACTGCTGATCGCCGCGGCCTGCGCGCTGCTCGCAACCGTCATCGGCAGCATCGTCGGTGCGGTGGCAGGAGTGTGGGGCGGACACGTCGATCGCGTTGTCATGCGCAGTACCGACGCGATCAACGCACTTCCGCACCTGCTGCTCGGAATCGTCATCGTCGCCATGTTCCGCGGGAGCCTCGCGGCGATCGTGCTGTCGATCGCGTTGACGCACTGGACGCAGGTGGCGCGGATCGTTCGTTCGGAGATCCTCGGGCTTCGCGAGCGTCCCTACATCGATGCGGCAATACTCGCGGGTGCGAGCAGACACCACGTCGTCATTCGTCATATTGTGCCCGCGGTACTTCCACAGGCGTTGATCGCCGTGGTGCTTCTCCTCCCGCATGCGATCTGGCACGAATCGACCCTGTCTTTCCTGGGATTCGGCCTCCCACCGCACGAACCGAGCCTCGGCACGCTGTTGTCCGAGGCGCGCAGTTCGCTGCTACTGGGCGGATGGTGGACCTTGGTGTTTCCGGCTGGGATTCTGGTGCTGGCTACGGTCGCCGTCGCGGTCGCAGGTTCGGCACTCCGCTCGGCGGTGTCTCCGCCCACTCCCTCGGAGCTACAACTGTGA
- a CDS encoding oligopeptide/dipeptide ABC transporter ATP-binding protein: protein MSALSIENLTIRIPLADGSVVHAASDVSLTVEAGSITALVGESGCGKSILASAVMAMLPAGASVTGCVRVTTADRTIDVFVDRDFRGRDVALIPQSAASHLTPVRSARSQLSETVSALRSRHRPDDLARTVGLDPRDLDCYPHQLSGGMAQRVAIAGALVGDPSVIVADEPTANLDGELTERILFLLKRSADDGAAVLLITHDVSSLIRTAVADRVAVMYASRIMETGPAALVFEDPLHDYTRDLLRALPSRGLHPMPGSPPRLTNLPDECVYHLRRPETSQSGGPTELVTVGSRAYRTKVRV from the coding sequence GTGAGCGCACTGTCGATCGAGAATCTCACGATTCGAATCCCACTCGCGGACGGGTCGGTCGTGCACGCCGCCTCCGACGTGTCATTGACCGTGGAGGCTGGGTCGATCACCGCGCTCGTCGGCGAATCGGGTTGCGGCAAATCGATTCTGGCTTCAGCGGTCATGGCAATGTTACCTGCGGGGGCCTCCGTGACGGGATGCGTGCGGGTGACGACCGCCGACCGAACGATCGACGTGTTCGTCGACCGCGATTTCCGGGGCCGTGACGTCGCGTTGATTCCGCAGTCGGCTGCCTCCCACCTTACGCCGGTGCGCAGCGCCCGATCTCAACTCAGCGAGACGGTCTCGGCTCTCCGCTCGCGCCACCGGCCCGACGACCTCGCCCGCACAGTGGGACTCGATCCACGCGACCTCGACTGCTACCCGCATCAACTGTCCGGCGGCATGGCTCAGCGGGTTGCAATCGCGGGAGCGCTCGTCGGCGATCCATCGGTGATCGTGGCCGACGAACCGACAGCCAACCTCGACGGTGAACTGACCGAACGAATCCTGTTCTTGCTCAAGCGATCCGCCGACGACGGAGCGGCCGTTCTGCTGATCACCCACGACGTGTCATCGCTGATCCGCACTGCTGTCGCCGACCGCGTCGCGGTGATGTACGCGTCGCGCATCATGGAAACCGGCCCGGCCGCCCTGGTGTTCGAGGACCCCCTGCACGACTACACCCGAGACCTGCTGAGAGCTCTACCCTCTCGTGGACTCCATCCCATGCCTGGAAGTCCGCCGCGGCTGACGAATCTGCCCGACGAATGCGTCTACCATCTGAGGCGGCCTGAGACATCTCAATCGGGTGGACCGACCGAATTGGTCACCGTCGGTTCTCGCGCGTATCGAACGAAGGTCAGAGTATGA
- a CDS encoding ABC transporter ATP-binding protein: MSLDAVNVTAGYPGTSNVLDDYSISVPPGSLVGLAGPSGTGKSTLARVLALLLKPSAGLVSIDGIPARGVGYSVPADIRRRIAMVFQSPRAATDPRMTLRAIIEQPASIVHRTIVVEDLAARVGLTPDLLSRRPHQVSDGQLQRACVARALAQEPKYLICDEVTAMLDTATTASIVRLVQKEARDAGMGVLMISHDTELLAAVGANAVRIRSVGGR, from the coding sequence ATGAGTCTGGACGCTGTGAACGTCACGGCCGGGTACCCTGGAACGTCCAATGTGCTCGATGATTACTCGATTTCGGTCCCGCCCGGTTCTCTCGTCGGGTTGGCGGGTCCGTCGGGAACGGGAAAGTCGACTCTTGCGCGGGTACTCGCGCTTCTGCTGAAACCGTCGGCGGGCTTAGTGTCGATCGACGGAATCCCGGCGCGCGGTGTCGGATACTCGGTGCCGGCCGATATCCGTCGACGGATCGCGATGGTGTTCCAGTCTCCACGGGCCGCTACCGATCCTCGCATGACGCTGCGCGCGATCATCGAACAACCCGCGTCGATAGTGCATCGCACGATAGTGGTGGAGGATCTGGCGGCGCGAGTCGGGCTCACGCCGGATCTGTTGTCGCGCCGTCCACACCAGGTGAGCGACGGTCAGCTTCAACGTGCCTGTGTAGCGCGAGCACTCGCGCAGGAGCCGAAGTATCTGATTTGCGACGAGGTGACCGCGATGCTCGACACCGCCACGACAGCATCGATAGTCAGGCTCGTGCAGAAGGAAGCCCGCGATGCGGGCATGGGCGTTCTGATGATCAGCCACGACACAGAACTCCTCGCCGCGGTGGGAGCGAACGCCGTCAGAATTCGATCCGTAGGTGGTCGCTGA
- a CDS encoding ferredoxin--NADP reductase, with amino-acid sequence MSTADERHSARSLLLTVSEIVEETGDARSIVFERTENFDYRPGQFLTLRIPSERTGSVARCYSLASSPHTDELPKVTVKRTADGYGSNWVCDNLAAGDVVEALPPSGRFTPPDLDDDLLLFAAGSGITPIMSIVKSALHDGVGSIALFYANRNESSVIFADELRTLAVEYPRRLTVVHWLESLQGIPTIDQLSSAAVHYREHRAFMCGPGAFMDAVHKALTATGFPHGRVHSEVFASLTGDPFTDVVVSAEEDTGSGSTATVELDGESHDLTWPRKQTLVDVMLAAGIAVPYSCREGECGSCACTLLEGEVAMDNSEILDDEDIADGMILGCQARPVSDHLRIEF; translated from the coding sequence ATGAGCACTGCCGACGAGCGGCACAGCGCCAGGTCATTGCTGCTCACTGTCTCCGAGATCGTCGAGGAGACTGGCGACGCACGGTCGATCGTGTTCGAGCGCACCGAGAACTTCGACTACCGACCCGGACAATTTCTCACGCTGCGCATCCCCAGCGAACGAACCGGATCGGTCGCCAGGTGCTACTCCCTCGCCAGCTCGCCACATACCGACGAGCTGCCGAAGGTGACGGTCAAACGCACCGCGGACGGGTACGGGTCCAATTGGGTCTGTGACAACCTCGCGGCAGGCGACGTCGTCGAGGCCCTGCCTCCCTCCGGCCGGTTCACCCCGCCCGATCTCGACGACGACCTGCTCCTGTTCGCTGCCGGATCAGGAATCACGCCGATCATGTCGATCGTCAAATCTGCGTTGCACGATGGCGTCGGATCCATCGCCCTGTTCTATGCAAACCGAAACGAGAGCTCGGTTATCTTCGCGGACGAGCTGCGCACCCTTGCCGTGGAGTATCCGCGCAGACTCACCGTCGTACATTGGCTCGAATCGCTGCAGGGAATCCCCACCATCGATCAATTGTCTTCTGCTGCAGTGCATTATCGCGAGCACCGGGCGTTCATGTGTGGTCCGGGGGCGTTCATGGATGCGGTGCACAAAGCTCTGACTGCGACGGGGTTTCCGCACGGTCGCGTTCACAGCGAGGTGTTCGCGTCGCTGACCGGTGATCCGTTCACCGACGTCGTTGTCTCCGCAGAGGAGGACACCGGCTCCGGTTCCACCGCCACGGTGGAACTGGACGGTGAAAGTCACGACCTCACCTGGCCCCGGAAACAAACTCTGGTGGACGTGATGCTTGCGGCGGGCATAGCAGTCCCCTACTCGTGCCGCGAGGGTGAGTGCGGCTCGTGCGCGTGCACCCTTCTCGAAGGCGAAGTGGCCATGGACAATTCGGAGATCCTCGACGACGAGGACATCGCCGACGGAATGATCCTGGGGTGCCAGGCCCGGCCGGTCAGCGACCACCTACGGATCGAATTCTGA
- a CDS encoding iron-containing alcohol dehydrogenase, whose translation MIETAATSQALHDLHSHRSSIESPRVLKFHAPEIVFGQDSLVEVAHAALRLGAQRPMVVSDAGLIGAGWVAQLTLLLAEQGLSPTLWSGLTPNPKDIEIEAGHEIYQERGCDVLVALGGGSVMDAAKGIAVLAGNGGSILDYEGVDRATRPIPPLVMVPTTSGTGADVSQFCIVTDTARSTKITILGRALVPDITVIDPTLLTTMPEWLNAATGLDALTHGIEAFVSLGHNQLTDHHALRAVTMVTSHLERTMDVPSDMRARTSMAQASLEAGLAFTNAILGATHAMSHQVGGLLDLPHGVINGVLLPHVIRFNAATDPLPYVAIATSLGLPEGRGPAQEAALAVAERVEELARSVGVPKGLREIGVSDTDIDVLATNALRDACMSTNPRRASHDEMSALFRSAL comes from the coding sequence ATGATCGAAACGGCCGCGACCAGTCAGGCTTTGCATGACCTGCACTCGCACCGCAGCTCGATCGAGTCGCCGCGGGTGCTCAAATTTCATGCGCCCGAGATCGTGTTCGGTCAGGACTCGTTGGTCGAGGTCGCTCACGCAGCGCTACGACTCGGTGCGCAGCGGCCGATGGTCGTCAGCGACGCCGGTCTGATCGGCGCGGGCTGGGTAGCACAACTGACGCTGCTCCTCGCGGAACAGGGTCTCTCTCCGACGTTGTGGAGCGGGCTCACCCCCAATCCCAAAGACATCGAGATCGAGGCAGGCCACGAGATCTACCAGGAACGGGGATGCGACGTCCTGGTGGCACTCGGCGGTGGATCCGTCATGGACGCCGCGAAGGGTATCGCCGTGCTGGCCGGCAACGGCGGATCGATTCTCGACTACGAGGGTGTCGACCGCGCTACACGGCCGATCCCGCCGCTCGTCATGGTGCCGACCACGTCGGGCACCGGTGCCGACGTGTCCCAGTTCTGCATCGTCACAGATACTGCGCGCTCGACGAAGATCACCATCCTCGGCCGTGCACTCGTACCCGATATCACGGTCATCGACCCGACACTGCTCACGACGATGCCGGAATGGCTCAATGCTGCAACAGGACTCGACGCCCTGACCCACGGAATCGAGGCGTTCGTCTCACTCGGCCACAATCAGCTCACCGACCACCACGCATTGCGTGCCGTCACCATGGTGACCTCGCACCTGGAACGGACCATGGATGTGCCGTCGGACATGCGGGCGCGGACGTCGATGGCTCAAGCCTCGCTCGAAGCGGGACTCGCGTTCACCAATGCAATCCTGGGCGCAACCCACGCGATGAGCCATCAGGTGGGTGGGCTGCTCGACCTTCCGCACGGCGTCATCAACGGCGTATTGCTGCCGCACGTCATCAGGTTCAATGCCGCAACCGATCCGCTTCCGTACGTTGCCATCGCCACCAGTCTCGGCCTCCCCGAAGGCCGAGGCCCAGCGCAGGAGGCGGCGCTTGCGGTCGCCGAACGTGTCGAGGAGCTGGCCCGCAGTGTCGGCGTCCCGAAAGGCTTGCGTGAAATCGGCGTCAGCGACACCGACATCGATGTCCTCGCCACCAACGCGCTACGTGACGCCTGTATGTCGACCAACCCTCGTCGGGCGTCTCACGACGAGATGTCGGCCCTGTTCAGGTCGGCTCTGTGA
- a CDS encoding MadS family sensor histidine kinase, whose product MTAQQPDLSLLTGLRSGKSTFYPQYRGAAERLERVVHALELISRALVRTVDGPETLICAVAEAARAHLSAQWVVFALADGALPDAGPRRLVLGPDATPFLVDNVVGPPLPDDVVDCLEAIRLATTGDGREPRIAAHHAFVPIALDGGVVGAIAAWTPKRRVLDATDSSVLSILASQTAVALQNSALYQSRHTLLERTETAYAEANRTAADLALRNAELEATQRQLGAAQRHQVLDDERHRIARELHDSVTQAVLSAGMQIEVCRSDIPAAERSERLDLAKELTRRAVEQLRSAIYALNHSQDADRTTLPEMLEQLSIVHMPDELQVSLRVEGTPVELSSECEHGLLRIAGEALFNTAVHAGAKRAVIRLAYRNEHVYLSIADDGGGDPAHLRVMLRLAENNDVDGRHRGLANMAARAREHGGVLEVRKARIGGVRISVRVPSSRE is encoded by the coding sequence GTGACCGCGCAGCAGCCGGATCTGTCACTGCTGACGGGTCTGCGATCGGGTAAGAGCACGTTCTACCCGCAGTACCGTGGTGCTGCCGAGCGGCTCGAACGCGTCGTACATGCGTTGGAGCTGATCTCGCGGGCACTCGTACGCACGGTCGATGGCCCCGAGACGTTGATCTGTGCCGTCGCCGAGGCTGCCCGTGCCCATCTGAGTGCACAGTGGGTGGTCTTCGCGCTCGCCGACGGTGCCCTGCCGGACGCCGGTCCGCGTCGATTGGTCCTCGGACCGGACGCGACGCCGTTCCTTGTCGACAACGTCGTCGGACCGCCACTGCCCGACGACGTGGTGGATTGCCTCGAAGCGATCCGTCTCGCCACTACCGGAGACGGTCGTGAACCTCGGATCGCGGCGCACCATGCTTTCGTTCCTATCGCGCTGGACGGCGGAGTCGTCGGTGCTATCGCGGCATGGACACCGAAGAGGCGGGTTCTCGACGCCACGGACTCGTCGGTGCTGAGCATCCTTGCAAGTCAGACTGCTGTGGCGCTGCAGAATTCGGCGCTGTACCAAAGTCGTCACACGCTGCTCGAACGCACCGAGACCGCCTACGCGGAAGCCAACCGCACAGCGGCGGATCTGGCACTTCGCAACGCGGAACTGGAAGCGACACAACGCCAACTCGGTGCGGCGCAGCGACATCAAGTACTCGACGACGAACGTCACCGCATCGCCCGAGAGCTGCACGACAGCGTCACCCAGGCAGTACTGTCGGCGGGGATGCAGATCGAGGTCTGCCGTAGTGACATCCCCGCTGCGGAGAGGTCGGAACGCCTCGATCTCGCCAAGGAGCTGACCCGCCGCGCCGTCGAGCAACTGCGATCGGCGATCTACGCGCTCAATCATTCTCAGGACGCCGACAGGACCACCCTGCCCGAAATGCTCGAACAGCTGTCGATCGTGCACATGCCGGACGAGTTGCAGGTGTCGCTTCGTGTCGAGGGAACACCGGTGGAACTCAGTAGCGAGTGCGAGCACGGGCTCCTTCGCATCGCAGGAGAAGCCCTGTTCAACACGGCTGTTCATGCCGGCGCGAAGAGAGCTGTCATCAGGCTCGCCTATCGAAACGAGCATGTCTACCTCTCGATCGCCGACGACGGTGGCGGTGACCCTGCACATCTGCGAGTGATGTTGCGTCTGGCCGAGAACAACGACGTCGACGGACGGCACCGAGGTTTGGCGAACATGGCCGCTCGTGCGCGCGAGCACGGCGGCGTGCTCGAAGTCCGTAAGGCCCGTATCGGAGGTGTTCGGATTTCGGTTCGGGTGCCTTCCTCGAGAGAATGA
- a CDS encoding MadR family response regulator transcription factor, with amino-acid sequence MTVNTALVRIVLVDDHAILRDGLRSVLEREADLSVVGEASSRGEGLAVVERVKPDIVLMDLKLSASTDYEGLALCGQLSGAHPGIGLLVLTTFLDDRLVVEAVHAGARGYVVKDVDTTELVRAIRAVSRGESAFDSRSASAVIRSLNGQGSTVERLTDRELEVLRLLATGLSNSSIGTALFISATTVKFHVSNIMRKLGVSRRAEAVYTASKKGLI; translated from the coding sequence ATGACCGTGAACACTGCGCTGGTCCGGATCGTGCTGGTCGACGATCATGCAATTCTGCGCGATGGTTTGAGGTCGGTACTCGAACGCGAAGCGGACCTGTCCGTGGTGGGCGAAGCCTCCTCTCGCGGTGAGGGTCTCGCGGTCGTCGAACGGGTGAAGCCGGACATCGTGCTGATGGATCTGAAACTGTCCGCGAGTACCGACTACGAAGGTCTCGCTCTGTGTGGCCAGCTGTCGGGTGCGCACCCCGGCATCGGCCTGCTTGTGCTGACGACGTTCCTCGACGATCGACTGGTCGTGGAGGCAGTGCATGCGGGAGCGCGTGGATACGTCGTCAAGGATGTCGACACCACGGAACTGGTTCGAGCCATTCGTGCCGTCTCGAGGGGCGAGAGCGCGTTCGATTCGCGAAGCGCGTCGGCAGTGATCCGGTCGCTCAACGGTCAAGGATCAACGGTCGAGCGTCTGACCGACCGCGAACTCGAAGTGCTCAGGCTGCTGGCAACGGGACTGTCCAACAGCAGTATCGGCACCGCATTGTTCATCTCGGCAACCACGGTCAAGTTTCATGTCAGCAACATCATGCGCAAGCTGGGTGTGTCCAGACGGGCCGAAGCCGTGTACACGGCCAGCAAGAAGGGTCTTATCTGA
- the mftM gene encoding mycofactocin oligosaccharide methyltransferase MftM: MTELDALAPGTTGRWAHDGVVVEYAADLPVGAVEIDTTTPRTVRHGLTSAQISESLVERITGLDLSQRDFELVMVGLVRSTVADPVEAWTTYYRNSLDELLSGAAAFAPIHDRAQSLVRGSVLDLGSCFGFFPLRLALSGVTVTATDLSAGTMRLLGTVAPHLGVTIEVITSNAAGVPVADNSVDTVTALHLLEHVDDALGERILVEAIRIARERVVVAVPYESEATACHGHVRTFDNDALHALGSRTGVPFEVDEHHGGWLVLDTARAAALR, encoded by the coding sequence ATGACCGAACTCGACGCCCTCGCCCCTGGCACCACGGGACGTTGGGCCCACGACGGCGTCGTCGTCGAGTACGCCGCCGACCTGCCCGTCGGCGCCGTGGAAATCGATACAACCACACCGAGGACCGTCCGCCACGGACTGACCTCGGCTCAGATCAGCGAAAGCCTCGTCGAGCGGATCACCGGCCTCGATCTGTCCCAGCGAGACTTCGAACTGGTCATGGTCGGCCTTGTCAGGTCGACCGTCGCCGATCCTGTAGAGGCCTGGACCACCTATTACCGCAATTCGCTCGACGAACTTCTCTCCGGCGCCGCAGCTTTCGCACCCATCCATGACCGGGCGCAGTCGCTCGTCCGAGGATCGGTCCTCGATCTGGGATCGTGCTTCGGCTTCTTTCCGCTCCGGCTCGCATTGAGTGGAGTAACGGTGACCGCCACCGACCTCTCCGCAGGCACGATGCGCTTGCTCGGCACGGTCGCCCCCCACCTCGGCGTCACCATCGAGGTCATCACCAGCAACGCAGCAGGCGTTCCGGTCGCCGACAACTCGGTCGACACCGTCACCGCACTGCATCTCCTCGAGCATGTCGACGATGCCCTCGGCGAGCGAATTCTGGTCGAGGCCATACGAATTGCGCGCGAACGCGTCGTGGTGGCGGTCCCCTACGAATCCGAGGCCACAGCCTGTCACGGGCACGTCAGGACCTTCGACAACGACGCGCTGCACGCGCTCGGCTCACGGACGGGCGTCCCGTTCGAGGTCGACGAGCATCATGGGGGCTGGCTGGTTCTGGACACCGCACGAGCAGCAGCCCTCAGATAA
- the mftR gene encoding mycofactocin system transcriptional regulator (MftR, the mycofactocin system transcriptional regulator, is an uncharacterized TetR family DNA-binding transcription factor. Its role is inferred by context. It occurs as part of the biosynthesis locus for mycofactocin, a partially characterized electron carrier derived from the terminal Val-Tyr dipeptide of the precursor peptide MftA, through a radical SAM enzyme-mediated process.), translating to MVSRRKPSGRVGRRPSTTRGQISDLAIELFTENGFDSTSVDDIAEAAGIARRTFFRYFPSKNAVPWGDFDEQLAALRTLMAELPTNISLAEGIRSALLQFNTFPEDEKPVHRQRMELILRNSALQGYSTLMYEGWRGVIAEYVAARTDSSPTDHFPRTVGWMVLGVAMSAYEQWLTDETLELAQLLSDGTRSLYLGLDGAYALPPKEST from the coding sequence GTGGTCAGCCGCAGGAAACCGTCCGGACGGGTAGGTCGACGCCCGTCCACTACGCGGGGGCAGATCAGCGATCTCGCTATCGAACTGTTCACCGAGAACGGTTTCGACTCCACGAGTGTCGACGACATCGCCGAGGCGGCCGGCATCGCTCGCCGCACGTTCTTTCGGTATTTCCCTTCCAAGAACGCAGTCCCGTGGGGCGACTTCGACGAGCAACTAGCTGCACTACGGACGCTCATGGCCGAACTACCGACGAACATTTCCCTCGCCGAGGGCATACGCTCGGCGCTGTTGCAATTCAATACCTTCCCCGAGGACGAAAAGCCCGTGCATCGCCAGAGAATGGAACTCATTCTCCGCAATTCGGCGCTGCAGGGATACTCGACGCTGATGTACGAGGGCTGGCGCGGGGTCATCGCCGAATACGTGGCCGCGCGAACGGATTCCAGTCCGACAGATCATTTTCCGCGAACTGTTGGCTGGATGGTCCTCGGTGTGGCAATGTCTGCGTACGAGCAGTGGCTCACCGACGAAACGCTCGAACTCGCGCAACTGCTGTCCGACGGCACCCGTTCTCTCTACCTGGGCCTCGACGGCGCGTACGCACTCCCACCGAAAGAATCCACATGA
- the mftA gene encoding mycofactocin precursor MftA (Mycofactocin is a small molecule electron carrier derived from the final two amino acids, Val-Tyr, of MftA, the mycofactocin precursor. It plays a role in redox homeostasis and the metabolism of alcohols and aldehydes in Actinobacteria, including Mycobacterium tuberculosis.), giving the protein MSQNPKTDVVNAAVVESDLVEESLVEEVSIDGMCGVY; this is encoded by the coding sequence ATGTCTCAGAACCCCAAGACAGATGTTGTGAACGCTGCTGTGGTCGAATCCGACCTGGTCGAAGAGTCTCTCGTGGAAGAGGTTTCCATCGACGGCATGTGCGGCGTGTACTGA
- the mftB gene encoding mycofactocin biosynthesis chaperone MftB (MftB, a small protein, is a peptide chaperone that assists the radical SAM enzyme MftC in performing two modifications to the C-terminal Val-Tyr dipeptide of the mycofactocin precursor peptide, MftA. MftB's role is analogous to the role of PqqD in the biosynthesis of PQQ, a cofactor that derives entirely from a Tyr and a Glu in the precursor PqqA.) yields MTADVKVRQELDLDARWALHPQVALRPESFGALLYHFGTRKLSFLKNRTIVAIIESFPEHPDMRSAIAAAGISESGMAPYVKALSTLADSKMISKL; encoded by the coding sequence ATGACCGCAGATGTGAAGGTCCGCCAGGAGCTCGATCTGGATGCTCGCTGGGCTCTTCACCCGCAGGTGGCGCTGCGTCCCGAGTCTTTCGGGGCGCTGCTCTACCACTTCGGGACACGGAAGCTCTCCTTTCTCAAGAACCGCACGATCGTGGCGATCATCGAGTCCTTTCCCGAGCATCCCGATATGCGGTCGGCGATCGCGGCCGCAGGTATCAGCGAATCCGGTATGGCGCCGTATGTGAAAGCGCTGTCCACGCTGGCTGATTCGAAGATGATCTCCAAGCTCTAG